TCGTCCTGCCGGTCACCCCGACCACCTTCGCCGACGCCAACGCCATCGTGGCCTGGTCCGCGGGTTCGCAGGTGATCATCTCCAGCCAGGTGAGCCTGCGTCGGCACGCCTTCCCCGGCCACTCGGGCGAGACCGTGAACCTCCAGTTCCGCGGTGCGCCCGGCAACTTCATCGTCGTCCAGCCCTACGAGGTCTGAGGGAGCCCGCACGTCATGAACCAGCAGCAGCTGTCGGGCTACGCCCCGACCCCGCCCGCCGCCCGTATGGAGAACCACGGCAGCGCCATGGTGAAGATCGCCATGCAGAGCGGCCAGGACGTCTTCGCGCGCACCGGCTCGATGGTCGCCTACGAAGGCTTCGTCCAGTACGAGCCGAACCCGCCCGCCGTCCGCCAGATGGCCTCCCAATGGCTCACCGGCGAAGGCGCACCCCTGATGAAGTGCTCCGGAGACGGTCTGCTCTACCTCGCCGACTACGGCGCCGACGTGGTCTGCATCAACCTCGACGGCGATTCGCTCTCCGTCAACGGCACCAACCTCCTCGCATTCGACGCGCAGCTCCAGTGGGGCGTGCAGCGCGTCAAGGGCATGGCGAAGTTCGCCGGCCAGGGCCTCTTCAACGTCGGGATCTCCGGCACCGGCTGGGTCGCCCTGACCTCCCGGGGCACGCCCATCGTCGTCGACTGCGGCCGCGGCGAGGACGAGACCTATGTGGACCCGGACGCCCTGGTCGCCTGGTCGACCAACCTGAAGATGAAGGGCAAGCGCAGCTTCAAGGCGTCCTCGATGATCGGGCGCGGCAGCGGCGAGGCGTACCAACTGGGCTTCTCCGGCCAGGGATTCGTCGTCGTCCAGCCCAGCGAGGACAGCACCGACCGGCTCCGGGCCCGGGGCTGAGGGGGAGGACCGAACAGCCATGCAGAGTCCGCTTTTCGCCTTCACCGAGGCGCAGACCCAGGACCGCTACGTCCTGCAGAACAGCCAGCTGCTGCGCGTCGCCCTCCAGGGCCACGAAGACCTCCTCGCCCGTAAGGGCGCCATGGTCGCCTACCAGGGGCTGCTCGAATTCGACGGCAACTACACGACGCCCGGCCAGCAGCGCGCCCGCGCGCACTCCGGCGAGGGCCTGGACCTGATGCGCGTCTCCGGGCAGGGCACGGTCTACCTGGCCAACCTCGCCCAGTACGTCCATGTCGTCGACGTCGACCACGACGGCCTGACCGTCGACAGCAGTTACGTCCTGGCGCTGGACTCCGGCCTCCACTGGGAGGTCGTCTCCGTCGACAGCCAGTACGGCATCTCCGGC
This portion of the Streptomyces sp. 2114.4 genome encodes:
- a CDS encoding AIM24 family protein codes for the protein MQSPLFAFTEAQTQDRYVLQNSQLLRVALQGHEDLLARKGAMVAYQGLLEFDGNYTTPGQQRARAHSGEGLDLMRVSGQGTVYLANLAQYVHVVDVDHDGLTVDSSYVLALDSGLHWEVVSVDSQYGISGTGKYQLNISGRGKVVLMTSGEPLMLQVTPDKYVNADADAVVAWSASLRVQMQAQTHSSGVWRRRGNTGEGWELSFLGQGYALVQPSELLPPQNAVMGSGVAAQFGMGQQGARGMNQGNIFTN
- a CDS encoding AIM24 family protein; the protein is MNQQQLSGYAPTPPAARMENHGSAMVKIAMQSGQDVFARTGSMVAYEGFVQYEPNPPAVRQMASQWLTGEGAPLMKCSGDGLLYLADYGADVVCINLDGDSLSVNGTNLLAFDAQLQWGVQRVKGMAKFAGQGLFNVGISGTGWVALTSRGTPIVVDCGRGEDETYVDPDALVAWSTNLKMKGKRSFKASSMIGRGSGEAYQLGFSGQGFVVVQPSEDSTDRLRARG